atttaatgctatcgcattaaaaaaactACTcaaaatgtttactacattcgaatcagtgcggaagcaaggatttgttttatgtagaagacgacgacgagcgggcagtgtcgcgggacggagcactcgcgctaggagAGGAGGCAACGCGACAACGAccgattttgctcggggttggtactaTGCATTCTTATATTTTGACTTAATTATTTATTCCCTTCTTTTAACCCCTCGGCTTAATTTTTCTACATCCAAACTCTTATCCGTTTTCATTCTATGCCCTTCTAGaggtagaatccaccggtgttgcactcccgcgtgcttttcttttgcctttactgagtgcaggtgaatagcaacctcttcctcccgattcttggccgatcctccagcgtgggtatgtgcaatcttttgaaaggctaacaacaagaAAACAACTAAAACCACTGTGTAGATGACCCGGTGTTGATTTAGCGTCAATACCAATGTACTCCGGCGGCATATGCCCCAGTGCCGTGTTTCTTccacagcgttgtccacgccaactcatgcagcgcacacctctcTATCACTGCCACattgtagtattagttgatgaagacgacaatgtgccaTGAACGGCTCCAGAGTGTGTTGCAgtctaacacgaggcgtgttcggctgcaaggaaagcctagtgctctcgcgcagtggccactACGCCATGCGGCACTGACCTTTGGGCAGAGGCACTATCCCCGGGATGGCCATGTTCATGAAGACCGAGAAGCACTCCTCTTTGGAGAGGAGGCCGCTCTTGGCGGGGCCCTTGCAAAACTCCTCGGGGCTCATGGCCAGGAAGCGGATGAGCGGCAGCACCGTCTCGATGACGCTGCGCACGTTGTCCATGTCCCGCTCGAGGTTCCTGCGCGAGCACTCCTCCTGGCCCCACTGCACGACGGCCGAGTAGAGCGCGTACTCCGAGTACAGGTTGAGGTACTTGCGGCGCACGATAGTCTCCAGGGTGTGCAGCGCCACGTTGGGGAAGTTGCTCGAGGTGAGCACGTGGTACGTCTGCCGGTCCACGATGTTGAGGCACTGGTGCACCAGCGGGTAGGCCTCCATCACCTGGGCGAACTCGAACACCTGGCACACGGTCTGCGGCGTCACGTGCTTCTCGATGAAGGCGAAGCAGTCCTTGAGCAGGTGCGGCAGGATGTACTTCTTGGCCGCGTACGCGGTCAGCATGGCGTCGTCCACTGTCTGGAGCTTCAGGTTGTCGGTGTACGCATACCTGGAACGACCAGTGGAATAGGCATGGACTCTAGCGCATCCACCTTTGAACATTTGCCGACTAGTGAATATGTTAAGAGTCGAGTAGTGTCCCTAGTTAAGCGCCAGTGAGCACTgtgttttcgtttttattttttttctgtcgtcctGTGAGCTGTTATCCATCAACGGGCCATGTATGGTTTACAAACTCTGCCAAGCCttaacattcatcatcatcatcagtccaactacgcccactgcagggcagatgcctctcccatttctctccaattaaccctgtacctTGCTAACAGGAGAGGCGTCACTTCCATTCAGCCAATAGACAAATTTTATGTCCGACGATATATCTTTTTTTTCGATGAGGCTTTTAACACTATTGCATTAAAATAATTTGTGAAGCGAGCCCTCCTGACGCTACGTGGCCGCGTTTGGGCACTTGTGAAACGGCCAGAGAATATTCTGCGTTGTCGCCAACTATGCTCCCCTCTGAATCATCGGTTTGTTATTGTAGTTATCTCTGTTTGTGGTTAGTTAGTTTGCTATCTACTGCAGTGCCGAATGACAGCTATTCACTATTTACCCACACCTAGCTCACACTATGTCCCCCCTATTTTTGGGAAAGTTGGGCCGTTTCTCTTCCTACATTCCGCCCAACATTATGGCCACACTTGGTAGCCCGTATTAACCATGTGATCAGTAACTATCGTGGTAACTATCATACCGCTCTGAACTCTAGCCTCAACACGCCCAAGTGAACCGACAACCTAGACGTGGAAGGCGTATTAATGTTTCTGTCGCGAGCATTGCGACCAAGGCGCCCACGACCTGTGGTTACCTCGACCGGCCCTCACCTGAGCAGGTTCTCGAAGCCGATGGGCGCGATGTCGGCGATGCGGATGACCTTTGACTTGTCGGCCATGTCGCCGTAGAACATGGCCTCGAACACGGGACTCGTCATGGCCAGCAGCACGCGGTGGCCCACGTACTTCTTGGAGGCCGACGGCGGCCCCACGATGAAGGTGACGTCGGTGAAGGCCTTGTTCTGCAGCAGCGACGAGGTGCGCTGCAGCACCTTCTCACCGTCCGCCTCCATGGCGCCCCCGCCGTCGCCGCGGTGCCCGCGGGGGGCCTGGgggttgttgctgctgcctgcGTGCGCCAGCTCGCTGCAGCCTGCATAATGAACACAACCACACAAATGTGACCCCTGAGAATAAGCGGATAGCTTTTACCCTTCACGGTTCTTTGATCACGGCAATAGAGAAAGTCTAGCCTGTCTGACGAACGCAACCAATGGATATAACTGTATGGGTAAGCATAGACCTTTGTCCTCTGCGGCTGTTTGATCACCCCGGTCTAGAATCTTTACCCGCTATGATGAACGGAGAAGTAATTCTTAAGTGTAGGCACAGAGCCTCTGCTCTAGGTTTGTTTGAATGAATGTATGGAAGGAATTTGATGCCATCGCTTGCACTTTTccttgtccgtccgtccgcccgtccgcggTGGGACGACTCATTTGGATAACAATGCGACGTACTTATATAAGAGTCTATGTCCAAGTTTACACGGATAAGAATGAGAGCACCCATGTCTTTGTATCCCTTTCAGGCgccgttttttgttttgttcgaaTACAAATATTTTCCCGCCTAAACAGTATATTCAGGCGTCAAGAAAAGCAACTTAATTTTCTAGCGCGAAAACCCAGCGTGTTTTACAAGGATATGCAAAATTCCGCACAGACTGTCAGATTGCTTAGAAACACAACCACAGCGGAGGCTCTATGGtgagggctctcggctactgatccggagctcacgggttcgaacccgaccgcggcgactgcgtttttatggaggaaaaacgctaaggcgcccgtgtgctgtgcgatgtcagtgcacgttaaagatccccaggtggtcgaaattgttccgaagccctcacctcttcctttcttctttcacttcctcctttatccgttcccttaaggcgcggttcaggtgtccaacgatatacgagacatactgcgccatttcctttcccccaaaaaacaattattattattattattattattattattattattatta
This region of Amblyomma americanum isolate KBUSLIRL-KWMA chromosome 5, ASM5285725v1, whole genome shotgun sequence genomic DNA includes:
- the LOC144135472 gene encoding BTB/POZ domain-containing protein 3-like, which codes for MEADGEKVLQRTSSLLQNKAFTDVTFIVGPPSASKKYVGHRVLLAMTSPVFEAMFYGDMADKSKVIRIADIAPIGFENLLRYAYTDNLKLQTVDDAMLTAYAAKKYILPHLLKDCFAFIEKHVTPQTVCQVFEFAQVMEAYPLVHQCLNIVDRQTYHVLTSSNFPNVALHTLETIVRRKYLNLYSEYALYSAVVQWGQEECSRRNLERDMDNVRSVIETVLPLIRFLAMSPEEFCKGPAKSGLLSKEECFSVFMNMAIPGIVPLPKGVSMEGAKRTSPPEHFVARRYQAVSFHAPSRPLRLFGLKFTVPTRDVFLVGVGFPVRQDLGSYSVRQPKFDGQLRCSYKVQEDRREREELDVSFSLAKDKDVRIKFKKPIFVRKGLEYELELQLSSLMSDDVIVPSLKNRKKEDTVEGVTFQFSAFQRPHMSNVLEILEFSDLLFYF